From Meles meles chromosome 5, mMelMel3.1 paternal haplotype, whole genome shotgun sequence, one genomic window encodes:
- the LOC123942443 gene encoding trace amine-associated receptor 7a-like: MSSDFLPPATAQMCFENLNGSCVKTPYSPGPRVILYAVFGFGVVLTVFGNLLVMISILHFRQLHTPTNFLIASLACADFLVGVTVMPFSTVRSVESCWYFGDSYCKFHSCFEGSFCYASIYHLGFISLDRYIAVTDPLVYPTRLTTSLSGLCIAFSWLLSITYSFSLLGTGANEAGLEDLVSALTCVGGCQIAVNQSWVLVNFLLFFIPTLVMIIVYSKIFLLAQKQARRIESMSSKTVRSVDSYRDRVAKRERKAAKTLGIAVLAFLISWLPYFIDSIIDAFLGFITPTYIYEILVWIAYYNSAMNPLIYAFFYPWFRKAIRLIVTGKVLRENSSTINLFSE; this comes from the coding sequence ATGAGCAGTGATTTTCTCCCTCCTGCGACTGCGCAAATGTGCTTTGAGAACCTGAATGGATCCTGCGTCAAAACTCCCTACTCACCCGGCCCCCGCGTGATTCTCTATGCAGTGTTTGGCTTCGGAGTTGTTCTGACTGTGTTTGGAAACCTCTTGGTGATGATTTCAATCCTTCATTTCCGACAGCTGCACACCCCTACGAACTTTCTGATCGCGTCCCTGGCCTGCGCTGACTTCCTGGTGGGGGTGACCGTCATGCCCTTCAGCACGGTGAGGTCTGTGGAGAGCTGCTGGTACTTCGGGGACAGTTACTGCAAATTTCACTCTTGTTTCGAAGGGTCCTTCTGCTATGCTTCTATCTACCACTTGGGTTTTATTTCTCTGGATAGATATATTGCTGTCACTGACCCTCTGGTCTATCCCACCAGGCTCACCACATCTCTGTCTGGCTTATGTATTGCCTTCTCCTGGCTCCTTTCAATTACTTATAGTTTTTCCCTTCTTGGCACGGGTGCCAATGAAGCTGGGCTGGAAGATCTGGTAAGTGCTCTCACTTGTGTGGGAGGTTGCCAAATCGCAGTGAATCAAAGCTGGGTATTGGtcaattttctattatttttcataCCCACACTTGTGATGATAATTGTCTACTCCAAGATTTTCCTCCTCGCTCAAAAACAGGCTAGAAGAATTGAGAGTATGAGCAGTAAGACTGTGAGATCGGTGgacagctacagagacagagtggccaagagggagaggaaagcagcAAAAACCCTGGGAATCGCAGTGCTAGCCTTCCTGATTTCATGGTTGCCCTACTTCATTGATTCAATCATTGATGCCTTCCTGGGTTTCATCACACCCACGTATATCTATGAAATATTGGTTTGGATTGCTTACTATAACTCAGCAATGAACCCCTTGATTTATGCTTTCTTTTATCCTTGGTTTCGAAAAGCCATCAGACTAATTGTCACTGGCAAGGTCTTGAGAGAGAATTCCTCAACAATCAATTTATTTTCTGAGTAA